From Pagrus major chromosome 6, Pma_NU_1.0, one genomic window encodes:
- the LOC140998219 gene encoding guanine nucleotide-binding protein G(s) subunit alpha-like, which translates to MGCLGNSKTEDQRNEEKAQREANKKIEKQLQKDKQIYRATHRLLLLGAGESGKSTIVKQMRILHVNGFNAEEKKQKIHDIKNNIKEAIETIVAAMNTLTPPCQLATPANRCRIEYVMNQANQKDFEFPSEFYDHARILWQDEGVRACWERSNEYQLIDCAQYFLDRIEVVRQNDYTPTDQDLLRCRVLTSGIFETRFQIDKVNFHMFDVGGQRDERRKWIQCFNDVTAIIFVVASSSYNMVIREDNQTNRLQEALNLFKNIWNNRWLRTISVILFLNKQDLLAEKVLAGKSKIEDYFPEFARYTTPDDAIPEPGEDPRVTRAKYFIRDEFLRISTASGDGRHYCYPHFTCAVDTENIRRVFNDCRDIIQRMHLRQYELL; encoded by the exons ATGGGCTGTCTTGGCAATAGTAAGACTGAAGACCAACGAAATGAGGAGAAGGCACAGAGGGAAGCCAACAAGAAGATAGAGAAGCAGCtccaaaaagacaaacagatatACCGGGCCACTCACCGGCTACTACTATTAG GGGCCGGTGAATCCGGGAAAAGCACGATAGTCAAACAGATGCGAATATTGCACGTTAATGGCTTCAACGCAGA ggagaaaaagcagaaaattcacgatattaaaaacaacattaaagaaGCTATAGAG ACGATTGTGGCAGCCATGAATACACTCACACCGCCATGCCAGTTAGCCACTCCTGCAAACCGATGCCGAATCGAGTACGTCATGAACCAAGCAAACCAGAAGGATTTTGAGTTTCCTTCG gAGTTTTACGACCATGCAAGGATCCTCTGGCAGGACGAGGGTGTGCGGGCCTGCTGGGAAAGGTCCAACGAATATCAACTCATCGACTGTGCACAGTA CTTCTTAGACAGGATTGAGGTGGTCAGGCAGAACGACTACACACCCACCGATCAG GACCTGTTGAGATGCAGAGTACTGACATCTGGGATCTTCGAGACAAGATTTCAAATAGACAAAGTCAATTTCCA TATGTTCGATGTTGGTGGTCAGAGGGATGAACGTCGAAAATGGATCCAGTGTTTTAACG ATGTGACAGCTATCATCTTCGTGGTGGCGAGTAGCAGCTACAACATGGTGATCAGAGAAGACAATCAGACCAACAGACTACAGGAAGCCCTCAACCTTTTCAAGAACATTTGGAACAACAG GTGGCTACGGACCATTTCGGTAATCCTCTTCCTGAACAAGCAGGACCTGCTCGCTGAGAAAGTTTTGGCAGGGAAATCTAAAATCGAGGACTACTTCCCGGAGTTTGCACGCTACACTACACCTGATGATG CAATACCAGAGCCAGGCGAAGATCCTCGTGTCACGAGGGCAAAGTACTTCATCCGGGATGAGTTTCTG AGGATCAGCACAGCCAGCGGGGACGGACGGCATTACTGTTACCCCCACTTCACCTGCGCGGTCGACACAGAAAACATCCGCCGCGTCTTCAATGACTGTCGCGACATCATACAGAGGATGCACCTACGGCAGTACGAGCTCTTGTGA